Proteins from a single region of Neodiprion virginianus isolate iyNeoVirg1 chromosome 4, iyNeoVirg1.1, whole genome shotgun sequence:
- the LOC124301964 gene encoding nuclear nucleic acid-binding protein C1D — MEVEFKELASDPNLVAKVKNFHKSTDDINNHLKLATNPEFYEKLSNSDKLKYNLLMSYSLNTLFWMYLRLEGEDPMKHEIKSENERLKQYMARAKQIKDRNTIMPRVNREVAQRFVRSGLWECRSDKDKSKGMKGPRKNTT, encoded by the exons ATGGAAGTTGAGTTTAAAGAATTAGCCAGTGATCCTAATCTTGTAGCGAAAGTTAAAAACTTTCACAAATCAACAGATGATATAAATAACCATCTGAAACTTGCTACTAACCCCGAGTTCTACGAGAAGCTTTCAAATTCTGATAAATTGAAGTATAACTTGTTAATGTCATACAGTTTGAACACACTGTTTTGGATGTACTTGCGACTCGAAG GTGAGGATCCAATGAAGCATGAAATCAAGTCTGAAAACGAGAGATTGAAACAATATATGGCCCGGGCAAAACAAATCAAAGACAGGAACACCATAATGCCTAGAGTAAACAGAGAAGTGGCCCAAAGATTTGTTAGAAGTGGCCTTTGGGAATGTAGAAGTGATAAGGATAAAAGTAAAGGGATGAAGGGCCCAAGAAAAAATACCACCTAA